The following nucleotide sequence is from Luteolibacter sp. Y139.
GATGCTAATGCGCTTACGGTGTCGGGTCCGCATGTGATCACTGCGATTCCGGGATCGGGGCTGAATCCGGGGGACAAGATTCCGATCATCGACTACCTGGGCACGTTCACTGGCTTCGCGAATCTTTCTTTGGCACCGGGAACGCGGTTCACGCTGGTGAACAATGTCGCGGATACGAACATCGAGCTACAATACACGGGCGGCACGCTGACGTGGAAGGGTGGCAATGGGGTGTGGGACGTGAATGCCACGGCGAATTGGGATCTGGGTGGCAGTGCTTCGACTTTCCTGGCGGGTGATGCGGTGCTCTTTGACGACACGGCTACGACCGGGGCGGTGACCTTGACCGGCACGCTGAGTCCGAATGGTGTGACGATCGTGAATGACACGAAGGCCTACACGCTGGGCGGGACGGGTACGCTGGCGGGCAGTGGGACCTTCACAAAGCAGGGTCCGGGCAGTGCGACAGTGACGGCGGCGACGAGCTACACGGGCACGACGTATCTGGATGAGGGCATGCTGACCTTCGGCGATGGTGCGACGAGCGGTGAGATCGGCAGCGGGGCGGTGAGTGTCTTCTCGGGTTCGACGCTGCGGATCAACCGGAGCGATCTGCTGGACTACAAGACGAATGCGCGGCTCCGCACGGTGGGTGGCGATGGTAACATCGTGATCGATGGCGGGGGGACGGTTTTCAATTACACGGGCAGCGGGACGGGCTTCGCGGAGGGGAATTCGTGGGCGGGCTTTTCCGGAACGCTGACGGTGAAGGGCGGGTCGGAATTCCGGACGATCCGGAATGGTGCGACGGCGATGGGTACGGGGAGCGTCGTACTTGGCGATGCGACCACGAGCGGGAAGCTGGCGCAGATCGAGGGCAATTGGAGCTTTACCAACAACATCACGCTTGCGGGCCCGGATAACCGGATCATCAACCGGTCCATCAGCACGCCGCCGCGGAGCATGAAGCTGCAGGGTGTGATCTCAGGCGGTGGCGGCCTGACCTTTGAGGATGTAGCGGGGACGATGACGAACAGCCAGACGGGCTTCATCCTCACGGGTGAGAACACGCTCACGGGCACGATCACGATTCCGACGGGAGTGCCGGTGCGGGTTGGCGGCGTGCCGGGGAATACGGATGTCAGCCAGGGTGGTGCGGGCGCGGCGGGTACGCTGGGGAATGCGACCGTGGCCAATGAGGGCACGCTGACTTTCTCCCGCACCGACGCGCTGGCGGTGGGGAACACGATCAGTGGGGCAGGGCAAGTATTCGTGGGGCTGACGACCGGCACCGCGGGTGAGGTCGTGACCTACACGGGAACGAAGTCCTATAGCGGTGGTACTACGGTGCGGAGTGGCAAGCTGGTGGTGAACACGGCTTTGCCCGCCTCGCCGGTGATGGTGGAGGCTGCCGGCACGCTGGGTGGCACGGGCACACTGGGTGCGGCGGCGACGGTGGCGGGGACGATTGCTCCTGGTGCTTCCGTGGGCATGCTCAGCTCGACGGCGGGGATCTCGCTGGAGAATGGCTCGCACATCGCGTGGGAGATCTCGAACTGGAATGGCGGCGCGGGAAGTGGCTACGACACGATCAACGCGGGCTCGATCACGGTGAATGCGGTGGGGGCTACTCCTGCGGTGGTGGTAATCACGCCCTCGTCGCTGGTGAACTTCACGGAGGAGGCGAAGACCTTCACGCTGGCCACGACGACGGGTGGGATCAGCGGGCTGGATGCCGGTGATATCACGGTGGATGCCACGGCTTTCCCGGGCACGGGCACTTGGGCGGTGACGACGAGCGGGAATCTACTGCGACTGTCGTACACGCCGGGCGGTGCTGGTGGGTATGGTGCTTGGGAGACGGCGAATGGGATTGCGGGGGCGGGTGCGAATGTTGATTCGGACAAGGATGGAATTCCGAACGGGATTGAGTTCGTGATCGGTGGTGATCCATCGAACTCGCCTTCCACTGCGCTGCTGCCGACGGTGAGCGCGGATGCGACGAAGCTGGTCTTTGTCTTCCGTCGCACGGATGATTCGGCGAGCTACAATCCTTTCGCCGAGTATGGTTCGACTCTCAGTGGTTGGACGACGGCACAGGCCGGCGTCAATGGGGTGGTGATCACTGAGGACAACAACTTCTATGGTGCCAATACGGACCGGGTGACGGTGAGCATTCCGCGGTCGCTCGCTGTTGGTGGGAAACTCTTTGCCCGCTTGCGGATCGAGGTCCCGTGAGCGGACAAGCGGCAGGCGTGAGGGGTTCGAGGTCTAACAACTCTTTCATCGCAGCCGAATCCAAAGACGCGCATCCCGGAGACGGGGTGCGCGTTTTTGCGCATGGAGGTGGCGTTACCGGTCCACGCGGGGTGAGGTGGATTGGTGAATCGGTTGCGGCTTGGTGGGGTTCCGGTGTCGCTACGCGACACCATGGTGGCGGCGTTTGAACCACGGCTGAAGCCCGTGGCTACCGTCCTTGACCGCTACGCGGTCGTAAAGGAGTGGCTATACTTTTCCCACTGAGGCGCCTTTGACTGTCTCCGGGGTAATCCAGGCATTGCCGCCGGGATTGGGGTCGCCGGTGGCGATGCGTTCGAGGCGGCGGACGACGAGCTTGGCGACGGCTTCGGGATCGATGCGGTAGCCGGTGATTTCCGGGACGAGGTGATCGAGGAAGGGTTCCCAGCCGAGGGAGATGAGGCTGAGGTGGCGTGGGACTTGGAGGCCCTGGCTGGCGAGCCAGGTGAGAGCGGTGGCAGCCTGGCGCGGGCGGGTGGCGATGATGGCGGTGGGCGGGCTCTTGAAATTTAGCGCGCGGGCGAGAACGCGGCCGACGCCGCCGGAAGTGCCGTTTTCGACGAGCGCCGTGGCTTCGAAGCCGGGTTCGCCGAGCTCGACGACGCCGCGGACGGCGGCCTCGACGCCCATGAGCGTCTCGGCGGGTGAGAGCACGACGACGCGGCGGTGGCCCATGCGCCACAGTTGGCCCGCGGCATGGTGGGCGGTGGCCTGCCAATCGATATCGAGGTGGGGCAACGTGATGCCAGGATGCGGATAGCCGCGGATGAGGACCGGGATGCGGGCCTTCATGAACCAGCCTTGCACGGCGGCGCTGGAGCGGAGGAGCATCCATGCGGTGCAGGGGTGCTCGCCGATGAAGTCTTCGAGTCGCTTGGCGGGATTCTTCTGCTCATACCAAGCGGGTGCGAAGACCTCGAGGGAGGCGCCCTTGCTGGAGAGAGCCTCGCGCACCTGATCGATCTCTAACAGCATGGGCTGTGGGAGTAGCTCAAGACGGCGGTGGGCGAGCACGCCGATCTTCAGGGTGAGGTTTTTTTCGCGCACCGCTTCACCGCCGGAATGGATGACGCGGCGGCGGGCACCGGCATCGGCGGGGGCTAGGACGCCATCGCGCTCAAGCTGCTGGAGGGCGAGGCGGATGGTATCGCGGCCGACTTGGAGGGTTTCGGCGAGGCGGCGTTCACCGGGGAGGAGGCGGGGCCATTCGCCGGCGGAGATGCGGAGGTGCATGACGCGCACGCATTCGGCGACGAGATTGCCGCGGGATGGCATCGGGGCGCTGGTCATGGGGGGAGTGTTTCCTGATTGGGGGAGAGGGCAAGTTTGGACTGGTGGGTGGGGGCGACCACTTGGCGCGGCTTCGGGCGGGATGAATCCCGCGCTCCCAGTTTCTATGGCGAGACGGCCTTTAGCACGAAGTCGACGATGGGCTTGGGGTCGGGGAGGCTGTGGGGGTGGTGTTTGCCGCCGGGCTTGCGGATGACTTCGATGTGGCCGCCGAGGTCTTGGTAGCGCTTTTCGACGAGGTCGATGTTCTCGCTGATGGGCACGGCTTCGTCGGCGTCGCCGATGACGGCGAGGATGGGAATGCGGGCCTTGGCGATGGGGGCGAGGTTGTCGACGGGATTGCCTTTCCAGGCGAGGGCGGCGGCTTCGTCGGGGAAGTTGTAGACCTTGATGAGGCGCTGCCAGTCTTCGGGAGAGCCGGGAGCGAGGCCTTTGCCGCCGGGCCAGCTCTTGAAGTCGCAGACGGGGGCATCGACGTAGAGCGCGGCGGTCTGGTCGGGATGGAGTGCGGCCCAATTGAAGGCGAAGAGGCCGCCGCGGCTGAAGCCTTCGAGGGTGGTCTTTTTTGAGAGGGAATAATACTTGGTCAGGAAGGCGTGGAGGTGGTCCATGGCTTCCAAGGCGACGGGGGCACCGTAGAGATTCTGCACGTCAATGTAAGCGACGTGAAAGCCGTTCTCTAACAGGCCGACGTCTCCCTGTGGTTCATGGCCGAAGAACTCGGTGCGCCAGATCCAGGGGTTGCCGTGAGCCGGTGTCTTCGGGCGGACGAGGAGAGCGGGTCGGCCGGCGAGCTGGAAATCGAGGCGTTGATAGCCGTTCCAATCGGAGAGCTTTGTAGAGGAGAGGGCTTGATAATCTTTGAGCAGTGTTTCCGCGAGGGCATTGGCGGTCTGCAGGGGCTGGCCTTCGGGGATGCCGGGGCGTTCGTGTTTGGTGGCGCTGAGCCAAGCGTGCTTCAACAGGTCCTGTCGTTCTTTCAGGACACGGAAGGCATTGCCTTCGGCGAACTCCGGTTTGCCGGGAATTTTAAGGAGCGGCCAGAGGCTGGCGCAGGTGGCTTCGGCGATGAAATGGTGGCCTTGGTCGCCGGGATGGATGTCATCGGCGGCGTAGGTGAAGGCGGGATCTTTCTGCTTCGCGGCGGTGATGGAGGCACGCAGGGCGGGGCGGATGTCGATGGTTTCCCAGCCTTGTGATTTTTGCGAAGCGAGCCATCCGGCGAAGCGGCCCAGAGCGGCATCGTAGCGCGCCGGGTCTGATGAGGGCTTGTCCGCTTGATAGAGTGGCGGGGTGAGGAAGATCACGCGGGCGCCTGTCTTTGTGGCGTCGTCCTTCAGGCGAGCGATCCCTTTCTGGTAGGCAGCTTCGCGGGCGGGATCGGGTGGCAGGTAGATGCCGTCATTCATGCCGTAGCAGGCGATGACGAGCGTGGGCTTGAAGGCCGGGAGGATGCGGCCGAGTCGCTCGTGAAGGTCCGGGCGGGGGAACTTGCCGCCGGCGTGGCCTTCCTCGGAGAGGCCGGAGACGGTCTCGCTGGGGAGGCCCATATTGACGATGTCAGCGTTCTTGAACTCCTCCGTGGATCGCAGGGCGGACTCGACGAGTGTGGTCCAGCGGCCGTCGTAAGTGATGCTGTCGCCGAGGAAGAGGATCCGTGGCTCCGCGGCGCGGAGCAGGGCGGGAAGCAGGAGGAGGGCGGCGAGCAGGCGTTTCATCGGGACTGACGGGAACGTGGGCAGGGGGTGCTTTCTAGCAATCTTCCCGCTGGTTGGCAGGGCAAACCAGATTGGAAAGCTTGCCGAGGCGTAGGCGGATCGGTGAGCTTTATGTATTGAGCTAGAAATGTCCCGAATTTTCACTGTCCTTTTCATGCTAGGTGTTCACGTGCACGCCGGGATCAAGGTGTCGCGCGCGGTGGTGCCGGTGTTCAATGATGGGACGGAGTCGCTGGTGGCGGAGTATGAGTATGAGACGGCTGTGCCGCGGGTGGTGAAGTCGGTGCAGCTGACCAGCGAGGGGACGACGGATTTGGGAGATATCGCGGGGGTGAGGATGAAGCTTGTGGGGATCAAGGGCGATGAATTGATCGCGGGATCGATTGGTTTTGAGGCGAGGATGACGTCGAGGATGGAGCGGCGGCCGATGGCCAATCACTACGGCTACCGGCTGATGGTGAAGACCCGGCCGGGTGTGGATCCGAGTCATCGGATCGGCGTTCGCGTGGAGTCGATCGAGTTTGAGGATGGCACTGTGGAGCGGGTGGAGAAGCCGGCGGATTTCCAGCCTTCGCGGGTGGCCTATCGGATTCATCGCAAGGGTGAACATGGATGCGATACGTTCCGGATTCCCGGGCTGGCGCGTGCGAAGGATGGCTCGCTGCTGGCGATTTATGACATGCGCTATGAGAGTGCGCATGATTTGCAGGGGCACATGGACATCGGGCTATCGCGCTCGACCGATGGTGGGAAGACTTGGTCGGTGCCGCGGCCGGTGCTGGACATGGGCGAGTATGGAGGGAAGCCGCAGCGTGAGAACGGGTGCTCCGATGCGAACATCCTGGTGGATGCGAATGGCGGCCGGGTTTTCGTTTCCTCGCTGTGGACGCATGGGCGGCCGGGGACGCATCAGTGGAGGGGCAAGGGTTCGGAGCCGGGGCTGGGGATTGAGGAGACGAGCCAATTCATGTGCGTGCACTCCGATGACAACGGGGTGACGTGGAGCGAGCCGGTGAATCTAACAAGTGCGCTCAAGCGGCCCGAGTGGTGGCTATTTGCCCCGGCTCCGGGGAATGGGATCACGATGCGCGATGGGACGCTGGTGATGCCGACGCAGGGGAGGGACGAAAGCGGGCTGCCGTTCTCGAATGTGATTTCCAGCAAGGATCATGGGAAGACGTGGTTCGTCTCGCCGCCGGCGCGCCACGACACGACGGAGTGTGCGGTGGCGGAGGCGGGCGATGGGTCGCTGGTCTTTTCGATGCGGGACAATCGGAATCTAACGGACAAGGGGGAGACGAACGGGCGTGCGGTGTCGGTGACGCGCGACTTGGGAAAGACGTGGGAAATTCATCCGGCGGATCATGGGGCGCTGCCGGAGCCGGTGTGCATGGCGAGCTTGATCTCGCATCGCCTGCCGGATGGGCGGACGGTGCTGCTGTTCTCGAATCCGCGCGACAAGGAGAAGCGGCGGAACCTGACGATCCAGGCGAGTCTTGATGGCGGGAAGACCTGGCCTGCGGAGCAGCGGGTGCTGCTGGATGACGGGACCGGATACGGCTACTCTTCGCTGGTGATGGTGGATGACTCGACGGTGGGCATTCTCTTCGAATCCTCGGTGGCGGACATGATCTTCATGAAGGTCCCACTCGCAGACATTGTGCGGCCATGAACTTGCAACGATCCGGTTGGCTCACCCTACCAGTCGCCGCAGCTGTCCGACAGCTCGCTGCGGTTAAAGATTCTTTTATCCGCTCCCGCCGGGGCTGCTTTTTAGGAATGAACCCACCGAACCTTGCCGGACCTCTTGTCGCTGCCGCCGCGCTCGCTGTCGTGCCTGCGCGCGGAGGGGTGACGATGCTGCCGCCGGTGCCGGATGCGATTGGTTTTGCGGGTGCCTTCGCGGGTGTTCATGAGGGGCAGCTGATCGCGGGTGGCGGGGCGAATTTTCCGGACGGGACGATGCCGTGGGATGGCGGGAAGAAGGTGTGGCATGATCGCTTGTTCGCGCTGGATCTGAAGGAGGCCGGTGCGGCGTGGCGCGAGGTGGGGAAGCTGCCGGTGGCGAATGGCTATGGGGTCTCGCTGACGGTGCCGGAGGGGGTGCTGGTGATTGGTGGCGGTGATGCGAAGGAGAACTTCCGCGAGGTGCGATTGCTGACATTGGTAGATGGGAGGCCAGCCTTCCGTGAGTTGGCGGGGCTGCCGGTGCCGCTGGCGCAGATGGTGGGAGCGGTGACGGGGCGTCGGGTGCATGTGTGCGGTGGGATCGAGAAGCCGGATGCGACTGCTGCGAGCAATGGTCACTGGATGCTCGATCTGGATGCTATGGACAGGGGCTGGCAGACGATGCCGTCGCTGCCGGGCGAGGGGAGGATTCTTGCGACGGCGGCGGGGATTGGGGATGCATTCTTTATCGCGGGTGGTTGTTCGCTTGCTGCGGATGCGACGGGGAAGCCGGTGCGGACGTATCTGCGTGAGGCGTGGAAGTTTGATGAAGGGAAATGGCAGCGTATCGCTGATCTGCCGCGCGGGTCGGTGGCGGCGGCCACGCCTGCACCGGTGAGGGGTGATGCGTTCTTCGTGGTGTCCGGTGATGATGGAACGCATGTGGGTCCGCCGAAGGAGCATCGTGGATTTTCGCGGGAAGTGCTCCGCTACGATGTCCCGGCGAATGAATGGTCGGTGGCGGAGCAACTTGATGTGCCGGCGCCGGTGACATTGCCGGCAGTGCCGTGGCGGGATGGCTTCATTCTTTTCAATGGCGAGGTGAAGCCGGGCGTGCGCACGCCGCAGGTGCTATATTTTACCCCACCTGAGCCGAAGCCATGAATGGGGATTCTTCCATGCGGAGTGCCTGGATGGCGGTGATGCTGCTGTGGCCGGTGGCGGTGCTGAACTACCTGGACCGGCAGATCTTTTCGACGATGAAGTCGTCGATCATGGGAGGGGTGCCGGACATCATGAATGATGCGCGGTTTGGTGAGCTGATGGCGGTGTTCCTTTTCGTCTATGGGATTTTCAGTCCGGTCGGCGGATACATCGCGGATCGCTTTGATCGGCGACGCGTGATCATCGCGAGTCTGGCGGTTTGGTCAGCGGTGACGTGGTTGACCGGGCATGCGCAGAACTATGAGCAGCTGTGGTGGGCTCGGGCGCTGATGGGGCTGAGTGAGGCCTGTTACATTCCGGCGGGGTTGGCGCTGATCGCGGATTTTCATCATGGCGGGACGCGTTCGCGAGCGGTCGGGATTCATCAGTCCGGGATCTATGCGGGCATCATCCTCGGTGGTGCTGGGGGCTATATCGCGGACTCGAGCCATGGGTGGCGGGCTGGATTCACGTGGTTCGGGCTGGCGGGTGTTGCCTATGCGGTGGTGCTGCTGTTTTTGCTGAAGAATGCGCCGCGTCCGAAGCGGGATGATGGGGATGGAAGCACGCCGATCGGGAGTTCGCTTCGCTTGTTGTTCGGGACGAGTGCGTTCGTTCTGTTAGTTCTCTATTTCACGCTGCCGGCGATGCCGGGGTGGGTGGTGAAGAGCTGGATGCCGGCGTTGCTGGCGGAGACGTTTCACCTCGGGCAGGGTCAGGCGGGGATCTCGGCGACCTTGTGGGTGACGCTGGCTTCGCTGGCGGGCGTGCTGATCGGCGGTGCGCTCTCGGACCGGTGGATGCAGCGCAGCGCGCGCGGGCATATTCTGGTGAGTGCGATCGGGATGGTGCTGTGTATTCCGGCGCTGTTCGGGATCGGCTATGCGCCGACGCTGCCTGTCGCGATTGGGTTTCTGATTTTGTTCGGGCTGGGCTGGGGATTCTTCGACACGAATAACATGCCGATCCTGTGCCAGATCGTGCCGGCGCGGCTGCGGGCAACTGGCTACGGTCTGATGAATCTGGCGAGCATCACCATCGGCGGCTTCGCGGTGAAGAAGGTGGGCGCGATGCGTGATGCGGGTGCCCAGCCCTCGGTGATCTTCACGCTTTGTGCTGCTGCCGCGCTGGTGGCGGTGGTCCTTGTCCTTCTGATCCGTCCCCGCTCGCCGGAGGCGAATGCCGGTAATGAATCGCTGGCTCACTAATTTTCCTTATGAATCTGCAACCGCTTCACGAACTCGTAGTCGCCACCCACTCGCCGTTTCATGTGGACGGGTCGCTGGCTCCGGAGATCGTTTCCGTCCAGGCCGCATTTCTCGCGGCGAATGGCATTCGCGCGGTCTTCATCACGGGCTCTACGGGTGAGTCGCATTCGCTGACGTGTGCGGAGCGGCTGGCGCTCTACGATGCGTGGGCGAATGCCGCGCCGGAGCAGGGGCTGCGGGTGATCGCGCATGTGGGGAGCAATTGCCTGGAGGATGCGAAGGTGCTGGCGCGGCGGGCGGAGAAGCTGGGATTTGCCGGGATCAGTGCGCTGGCTCCGTCCTACTATAAGCCTGGTAGTTTGAGTGCCCTGATCGACTGCTGTGCGGCGGTGGCGGCGGCGGCTCCGGCGACGCCGTTTTATTATTACGACATTCCGGCGCTGACGGGGGTGACGTTTCCGATGGAGCGCTTCCTGGTGGAGGCTCCGGCCAGAATTCCCACGCTGGCGGGAATCAAGTTCACGAATCCGGACCTGGTTTCGTATCGTCGCTCGCTTGAAGTGGCGGGACGACTTGACCTTCCGTGGGGTGTGGATGAGACGATGCTCTCCGCGCTGGCGGCTGGAGCGAAGGGCGGGGTGGGATCTACTTACAACTGGGCGCCGGAGCTTTATCGGCAGCTGATGGCGGCGCATGGCCGGGGTGACCTGGCGGAGGCGCAGCGGTTGCAATCGCTCTCGATCGCGATGGTGGATGCGATTGCGGCGACGGGTTTCCTCGGGACGGCGAAGGCGCTGATGGGGCGGCTGGGAGTGCCGGTGGGGCCGGCGAGATTGCCGCTGGGGAATCCGACGACAGCGCAAGTGGATGCGCTGATGGAGAAGCTGGGCGAGCTTGGCTTTGCGACGTGGGGGGCGAAGGCGGTAGAGATGGCGCAAGTCTGATGCCATGGATCTCGCCGCGTTTTATCACGACCAGCTTTTCAATGACTGTTTGCCGTTCTGGTTTCCGCGGGCGGTGGATGAAGTGAATGGGGGATTCGTCCATTGCTTCGATCGAGATGGGACGCTGGTCGATAGCGACAAGTCGGTGTGGGCGCAGGGGCGCATGAGCTGGATGCTGCTGACACTTTACACCGGATATGAGCGACGGCCGGAGTGGCTGGCTTGGGCGGAGAGCGGGTTGAAGTTTTTGGAGGAGAAGTGTGTCGACGCTTCAGATGGGCGGATGTTCTTCCATGTGGCGCAGGACGGGACGCCGATCCGGAAGCGGCGCTATGCGTATAGCGAGAGTTTCGCGGCGATCGCCTTCGCGGCGCATGCGGCTGCGGCGAATGACGGTGACTCGGCGGACAAGGCGAGGACGTGGTTCGAGCGGTTCACGGACTGGAATTTCACGCCGGGGAGGATTCCGCCGAAGTTCACGGGGGCGCGGCCGATGGAGGGGATCGGGACGCGGATGATCACGCTGGTGACGGCGCAGGAGTTGAGGCGGCACACGGGCGAAGATCGCTTGCTGACGATGTGGATCGACCGATGCCTGGATGACATCGAGCGGCTATTCGTGAAGCCGGAGTTGAAGGTGGTGATGGAGTCGGTGGCACCGGATGGATCGATCGTGGATCACTTCGATGGACGCACGCTGAACCCCGGGCATGCGATTGAGGCCGCGTGGTTCGTGCTGGAGGAAGCGGCGCATCGGAAGGATAGCCGCTTGCAGAAGCTCGGATGTGAGATGCTGGACTGGATGTGGGAGCGCGGGTGGGACGAGGAGTTCGGCGGGCTCTTCTATTTCCGTGATGTGCATGGCAAGCCGGTGCAGGAGTATTGGCAGGATATGAAATTCTGGTGGCCGCACGATGAGGCGCTGATCGCGACTCTGATGGCTTACCGGATGAGCGGCGACGCGAAGTATCTCGCGTGGCACGAGAAGCTGCGGGAGTGGAGTTTCGAGCGCTTCGGGGATCCGGAATGCGGGGAATGGTTCGGATACTTGCGGCGGGATGGGGTGCCTTCGAGCACGCTGAAGGGATCGCTATGGAAGTCCTTTTTTCATCACCCGCGGGCGTTGTGGCGGTGTTACTTGCTGGCGAAGGAGATCGGGCAAGCGTAGCAGGGTGACCAAGTCGTTGCGCTGGGTTCGGTCCGCACTTTGAATCGGGGCGGCGATCTTTCGACGGAGCGCGAGACGCCGGAACGACGCAGTCGTTCCGCTACGTGCGTTGTGGGCCGCAAGATCAGCCGAAGGGGAGTGTGCGGGCGCGGATGAGCGGGGGATCGAGCCAGATGTGTTCGGGCTTCATCTGGGCCTGGCCTTCGTAGGTGGAGAGGGATTCCTCGATGCGGAGTTCGCGGCGGGTGGCGTCGAGGGTGATGAAGGTGAAAGGTGGCTTGCCGGGATCGTAGTAGGTGGTGCTGCCATTGGGCGGCATGCCGAAGGTGGCGCTGGTCAGGGTGAGGTGATGGACGCCGTGGCGGATGGAGTGCTCTTCATCGTGATCGTGGCCGGCGAGGACGGCCACGACCTGGACCTTGCCGCGCTTCGCATTGTGGGAGTCGATGACGAAATTGAGATCGTCCCAATTGCCATCGTGGCTGCCGACGCCGGAGGGCTGGTGCTGGAAGATGACGACGGGCTTGTCGGTGGCGGCAAGATCCTTTGCCAGCCATGCGAGCTGTTCCTTGTCGATGCAGCTGACGCGGGCGAGGTGGCCGGGGCCGCCTTTCTTGTGGATGGGATACCAGTTGCCCTTCGCGTAGGGGGTCATCTTGCCCTCGTCATCGATGAAGTG
It contains:
- a CDS encoding metallophosphoesterase family protein, which translates into the protein MPATSRRQFLATLPLASAAIAAARAQEPASATGAVTFGFITDVHHGTHGKDQVGRLKPFIDAAIARKPDFILQCGDFCCMKGGITTAKDFLAEWNRFPGAKHHVIGNHDCDFQTKDDLLGAWQIPHPYYSFDTGGFHFIVLDRNHFIDDEGKMTPYAKGNWYPIHKKGGPGHLARVSCIDKEQLAWLAKDLAATDKPVVIFQHQPSGVGSHDGNWDDLNFVIDSHNAKRGKVQVVAVLAGHDHDEEHSIRHGVHHLTLTSATFGMPPNGSTTYYDPGKPPFTFITLDATRRELRIEESLSTYEGQAQMKPEHIWLDPPLIRARTLPFG
- a CDS encoding AGE family epimerase/isomerase; its protein translation is MDLAAFYHDQLFNDCLPFWFPRAVDEVNGGFVHCFDRDGTLVDSDKSVWAQGRMSWMLLTLYTGYERRPEWLAWAESGLKFLEEKCVDASDGRMFFHVAQDGTPIRKRRYAYSESFAAIAFAAHAAAANDGDSADKARTWFERFTDWNFTPGRIPPKFTGARPMEGIGTRMITLVTAQELRRHTGEDRLLTMWIDRCLDDIERLFVKPELKVVMESVAPDGSIVDHFDGRTLNPGHAIEAAWFVLEEAAHRKDSRLQKLGCEMLDWMWERGWDEEFGGLFYFRDVHGKPVQEYWQDMKFWWPHDEALIATLMAYRMSGDAKYLAWHEKLREWSFERFGDPECGEWFGYLRRDGVPSSTLKGSLWKSFFHHPRALWRCYLLAKEIGQA